The following nucleotide sequence is from Pseudomonas sp. RC10.
ATCCCAAGACCGGGCAGTCCGTCAGCCTCGACGGCAAGTTCGTTCCTCATTTCAAGCCGGGCAAAGAGCTACGCGACCGGGTGAACGAAGACGAGGAACACGAACTCCAATAGCCGTTGGAGGGAATACTCGATGCGAAATCTTAAACGTCTGATATTTTTTGTCGTCGTGCTGCTGATCGTGGCAGCGACGGTTGTGTTCATGCTTGAAAACCAACAGCCAGTGGCGTTGGTGTTTTTTGGCTGGGCGGCCCCTGAACTGTCGGTGGCTGTGCCGGTGATCTTCGCGCTGTTGGTGGGGATGCTGATCGGCCCTTTTCTGGCGTGGGCCACACGGCTTCGCCGGAAACCCAAATCGTCACGCTTGGCCTGAATATCGCGGCCTGGGGCCGCCTGACTTTTCAGGAGTGCGGTCTTTCATACGCACTAACATTTCCTGTCAGGAAATGTATTCCCGAATGCTTCCGAAAACTCTCGCAAAACCTTAACGGCTGAAGCCTGTATTCAGCACGGTTAAGCTGCGCCGCTTTTCAGCCAGCGGATCGGGAAGCAAGCTCATGATTTATCCAGACATCATTCATCACGGTGCAGGGGAGGGGGTTACAGGCTCCTGTCACCAATTGCAACTGGATGCCGCCCACGGCCTGTTGATCGACTGCGGTTTGTTTCAAGGTCTTGAAGCGGATCTCCGGGAACGTTTCGGCATGTCGGCGGCGGTCGACTTTTCTGTCGAGACCCTGAAGCTGCTGATCGTGACGCATGTCCACGCTGATCACGTGGGCCGCATACCCCAGTTGTTAGCGGCGGGTTTCAAAGGGCCAATCCTTTGCAGTGAGGCTTCTGCCAAATTGCTGCCGTTAGTGCTTGAGGATGCCTTCAAACTGGAGTGGGGTCGCGATACGCAACA
It contains:
- a CDS encoding LapA family protein; amino-acid sequence: MRNLKRLIFFVVVLLIVAATVVFMLENQQPVALVFFGWAAPELSVAVPVIFALLVGMLIGPFLAWATRLRRKPKSSRLA